DNA sequence from the Nicotiana tomentosiformis chromosome 3, ASM39032v3, whole genome shotgun sequence genome:
GCTTTTTCCTTTATGTCTTTGCTCTCTCTTTTTTATCCGTCTAGTATGTCTAACTAATGCGGATTTGCACCACGTATAACTCATTAAATGAAGAAGTCATGCCTActagaaatttttttattaattctagAGCTCGAACTCAAAATCTTTGATTAAGTGTAGAGGACATATATCCTACCATTTTTTTTTGTGGTTCCTCTCTAGGTTTATTCACAAGCAATTAATCAATTGATCTATACCGTTAATTTTGTATCTACCTGCAATTTCTACATGCGAGATGTTTCATTGGCCGTGAATGGAGGAATGAATATTAGACATGGGAACATAAAAATAACAAAGTCAGGGACATTACTCATGTTCTACAATAAAGTATAAATAGAAGTAACAAAATCGAAGGGTTGGATTGATAATTTTAATTGTTAGCTTTATTAACCCTTCCAAAACTAGACTTGATAATTTTCCTCGGTAGCTTTTTCAACCCTCCCGAAATTAGATTGAACAAAGAAATATGTTATCAATACTCTTAACTCTTTAGGAAAGTAAGTTATTTTCTCTTCTGAACAAAATTAATTAGTTCCAATTAGTTTggcagaaaaataaagaaataagcaAAAAGAATAAAGATATGCCAATTTGAAATTAACTCTATGTTTGAACTTTAAACAAGTCTCTTAACACTCCAAACTTGTTTAAGAAAGGGGGCCAGGTCAACATTGAAATTTGATAGGACGGTTGCGGGGAGAAACAACAAGTGGCAGAAAATTGTCGATTGGGCTTGATAGAGTCAGTAGTGTAGGCCCTAAATAAAGGATCCATCATTCAACGAATCTGGCCCATGACAAAGCCATTTTAAGAGAGTATATAGTTATAGCATCTTGGTACGCGAATATGGAAAAATACCATTGTATAGccgttgtaaaaataatagccgaaaaaatatataaaatttatatatatatacatatattttgtatgttatatacaaaaattatacaagttttatacactttttcggctatcagatgtaaatagtttctgtcGCGGGCTAAAAGTAATAATACCGTGAGAAAATAACATTGTATGGCCACTCGAAGATTTTATTGGTCCATGTTTTCATTACTAACCCGATATGGCATTCCGGCCCAATTTATTTGTAACTTGTAGCCATTGTCTATTTCCAATGCATTTATCTTCCCAAAACCACATTTATTCCCAACCTTTTTTATCTTTCTTTCATTCTATCCAACACACAGATCTTTCTTCCCATTACCACTTTCAATTCTATCCTTTTTCTTTCTCACCCTCTTTCTcacctctttctttctctctctcttctttgtcttccttttttctttatttagttatttctttttcatttttcttccCTTCTCTATCTCCCATTTCAgatctatattttttttctttattttttacttCACACTGAAAAAGCTTGTTTGAGTACCTAGAAAGATcataatttttttaattcaattctTAAAAAGATTTACTCAATTACGATGCATGATACAAGAGTGACAGCAAAAGTCGTGGGATTTTCTAGTcaagcttcttcttcttcgggtcaTAATAGTGTTTTGTGAGTGAAGATTTTTTACAGTGAGTATCCGATGggaaaaaatgacattgtatagtcactgtaaaaataatagccgaaaaatgtataaaaactgtatatgttttgtatatatatacattctttATTTATATACAAATATTATACAGTTTTATACAGTTTTTCGACTATTAGATCTAATTAGTTTttggcgcgggctaaaagtgataataccccgaTAGTGGATCTGGATTTAATGGGGTAGTTGGGTGATACTTATATGTAattttttgtgtatatatatataatgtattaaatattttatatacatataGATAGAGTTGTATATATATGTGATAATTTGTATTATAGTTTTATATAAAAGTTATATGTATATTATTATGCTATATATAAAAGTTGTATATACATTGTATCCTAAGTTTGGTAATGTACTTTGTGTATATTGGGTGTATTCCAAACGTGTTTGTGTATCCAAATtgtatattaattttttttatacatgATTATATAGTGTACATATACTACACAACatgtatatagtatagtatatataaattatatacataattatacatgaTTGATACATATTGTGTAAGTGTATTTttatattgtatataaattgttatATGCGTATAGAAGATGTATATTTACAGTTACACAATATTTAAAAGTTTTATATACAGTATTTTTCGAGTTTGATAATGTATTCTTAATGTATTACGAGCGTATTCTATATTTTAAgtgtataaaaaaaaaatatattgttCAACATTGTATAAAAAAGTGTCTATACACACTATACTAGTGTATAATATACATAGTACGTCTACAATATATACATCACCTTACGTCTACAATATATACATcaccttcttcctcttcttcttataTCATGGATCTTTTTTGCTTATgcaatattatatttttctatattGGATCACTAAAAATTTAATTCTTTTTTGTAAAAGATAAAAAGGGGATTGTAATTTGTGTATAATAGGAAGTAGTATGGTGGTTGTGGAGAAGACAGTtgggtttcttcttcttttttgtaaTAAATATTTTGTATGAACACTCATATGAAGTTGTATATACATAGTACTTGTATATTAATTTTATATAGAAGTTGTAAAGACACTGTTATACAATGTTAAAACTATATATGCAATGTATACTAAGTTTGGCAGTATGTCATTTGTGTATATTGAGTATATCCGAGTGTGTTTGTGTATCTAAAATATatcttgtatacattgtgaaatgtacatctctctctctcacacacacacataatctGTGTAAATTTTTTCTTCTTGAGTTGAGTTTTTAAGTAAGTTTTTctcttttgaaaaatattttatttttttgaattcacCAGCTTTTTGGACTTTTGACTGAATTATTTTGTTTGTGTAATTAAAAACTTATTTGACTGAAATAGTTTTATACTTTACATTGCTTTGGACAGAAGATATTTTTTTATTActgtaaatgagatttttaaaataaagaatCACTTGAAATACTTGACATGGGCTTAGAATGCGACTAGTGATATTTTTATTTCTCTGGCTAGCTATTATAATAAGTTTTTGGCTTCAAATTGCATAATAAATTTCTAGGCTAGAACTTGTCAAAAGTTTCAGCCTAGTGGCTAAAAGTGAATTTGCCTCAATTTATTATTTAAACTCTCAGTACTTACTTAGGACATGATGCATTGTGGCATACCAGATTCTTCCAAGGGACACTATTCAACTCTTCTATTAAAGCTTTATAAGCAGCCTTAATTAATGTGAAAGTTTCCATTTCTGCTCATTTGAGGGCAGTTGCTCAAAACCTTTAAGGTTCTTTAACcttaaacaaatatatatataattgctgcAATTTTAGTTAGTTTTCATACTTAAATATATATAATTCGCGTCGAAAGTATTGTGCTCAGATGAAACCGGTACCACAACATTACATCTAGTGTATAacccaaaatttagatctagATTTTTATACAATTAGATTTATAAAGAAAAGGGGTTAATCAAAGTCAATATTAATATTCAAATAGCAGATCtagtgtttttaaaaaaaatattagacGTGTGATGTTAGATAAGAATATCTTAGAACAATAATGACTTAAGAACATAAAAACTAGTaataaatgacaataaatgacatttaagtaataAATGGAACAAGGTTCACCCGACAAGGGTGAGATTTTCCACTGAGCTAATTTCAGACAATGATGGATGATGATAAGCAGTTGAATATTATAATTCTTGGATCGGGAGAGAAGGATAGAGGAAAAAAAGTATAAAGGTAAACTTTGTATGTATTCAATAAAGAGAGAATCTTCATAGAGAATGTCAATGATgttctttaaaaaaatatttcatcCCCTTTCTAGATCTACATCTCTTCTTATTTATAAGGGTACATGGGTCACAAAACCCTAGATAGTACAATAGAGAGGAATATTCGTTAAAATATTCTAGGGAATCTGAATTCTTAAACTAGATGTTACTGCACACCGAGGACGGATGCTCGTCCTCATCCTCGTCTTCTATCAAGCCACCTCGTCCTCGACGACGATTTGCCTTCTTCACATGACCTCAACCTTTTAGAGTCATGTTGATACATCATAACATCAACACATCACGGTCTTCAAAGACTTTATCTCCGTTGACCAAGTCAAATGTACGACATGAAGTATTTCGCCCATGCATCCAGGTACAATGGGTCTAGAAATTAGTTATATATGTTTCATCATGCATGTATTAGTTctagaaaagaaaaacaacatGTTATGGTTGTGCTTGATGAGGAGGAAAAATAATACTGTATAAATTTCAGAGCAACTTCACAAAACAAAGATGACATTTATAattgattctaaaataaattggTTATCCCGTGAGATTCGAGAAATTAAAAAGAATAAGATGCATTCAATTAAAACTGCAGGGAAAAATTGAAGTCAAGGTACCGTAAGTTAGGTAGGCGTATAAAATTAACGGAATTAAATTCATAAATtaatttggattatattttaaattcaagatacattggtccaaataaattatgggctaatataagtgaattaattatataagtccaaaatatatgaattaaataaataaatcttaaTCAATTGGGCTAGCCCacttaattgggctaaagtgatgagcccactttatTAAGCCCAAGATATCATCATCCTCGAGGCctagtttggtgccacgtgtcaaattaGAGGTTTTGACCAATATTGTCCTCTTATCTTTGAGAAtaggtctattttggtccctcaaatataaccctaagcatatttagtcccttaaatatgctaaagtggagcaccttTAGTGATAATTTGTGTTATCCAATAAAATGAGAGGAAACATTTTGCTTTAGAGCAGAAGATTTGCTTtatgaatcagagttgggtaacaccgttagtttttgaataTATTGTGTTAGTGAGACAAaaggtgctccactttagcatacttaagggactaaatatgctcaggggtatatttgagggaccaaaatagacctaccctcaaagataagggacaatattggtcaaaacctctgtcagtgagactaaagatgctccactttagcatacttaagggactaaatatgctcagggttatatttgagggaccaaaatagacctaccctcaaagataaTGGACAATATTGATCAAAACCTctgtcaaatgacgtggcgcgCCAAATCAAACGAAAGAGCCAATAAAATCATGCCACGCGTCAAAATGACACGGTcgtgccaagtcaaattaaagagCCAATAAAATTatgccacgtgtgcaagtgacatgttctggccaatcaaatgtggccttgtcacacttcaatttgattggtcggaaagagtttgttcttatcaaaactcttccctcccacaactataaataggggtcttcataactcagaagacaccagaagttataacaagaagcaagagggagctcgtggatcaaacgctgtagatttctctaaaagctacaagcattcaagtgttctaaggattaaaagatcaagatGAAGATTCAACAATAAgctgcaagcccttggattaaaaatacgtcaagatcaagatcaGGCCTCAAACatttggattaaaataaaataaaattcaagataaAGCTCGAAGGCTCTTCTATTTACTGTtgaaaagtagaatcagaggattcatagagattgtaacactcaaatatttgaaataaaatactacgattgttgtaatatttttcggtcttgattttattttctcgacgcaatttattgtctataAATTCTGGGCCACAAACCCCGCAAGTAGAATTCAAGGTTTGCATGAGCCTAAACACAACTTGTGGTTTCAtgtaaagaagctatgaatgccAACACATCACCTGTGAAGTTCACAACAAAAatgagcaagaagcagagtacgaaatcctcttcttttcaagataaaccaagtggaaagttgactctaaaagaaatgcaagagaatGAGTATCTATTTTTGGATTCTGATATGCCAGCATATTTTGAAGAACTCATCGAGTTAAATCTTattgagcttccggagatgaaacggccaaatgaagctgggaaaactgatgacccaaattactgcaaatatcatcgacttgtgagccaccctctggagaagtgctttgtcttcaaggacaaagttatggacttggattgtgaaaagaagatcgtgcttgaagatgagaaagcaagcACAAACCAAGTCTTTATCACatttggctcattcagtccagATGAATTATGtagttttaaaaaaagtaaagatgaagaattactaGAGAACAACAAAGTTGAACACGATCAACCCGATGATGATGAAGGTTGAATGTTGGTGACTCGTAGTAGGTGCCACAAAAGGAGCCCacaaaaagaatcaatagaacacCCAAAAAGGAAAATAATGGTGAAAAGACCAAGGAAATGGAATCCAGTTAAGCATTTGAAGAAAGCAAAAGTCGAGGTGCACCATCCTCAAAAGCTAcgacatccagtgaccttggaggattTCTTGCCATGTTGGTTCCGCATGAAGATTTTCCATGATGGTATTGAGGCCTCTTGTTGCAATGCTGATAAAGaggaagaaaagagtgatgacctaccgttGGCACCATCTTTAGAAAATctatctctacctctcatctcaacttttcaatcaccaaagtttaAGTGGGGCAAGTTCGTACCCAAGTCTGAAAATagagaagttataacaagaagcaagagggagctcgtggatcaaacgctgcagatttctctaaaagctacaagcattcaagtgttctaaggattaaaagatcaagacgaagattcaagaacaagttggaagcccttggattaaaaatacgtcaagatcaagatcaggcctcaagcacttggattaaaataaaataaaattcaagattaagctcgaagactcttttatttactgttaaaaagtagaatcagaggattcataaagattttaacactcaaatatttgaaataaaatactacaattgttgtaatatttttcagtcttgattttattttctcgacgcaatttattATCTACAAATTCTGGTATGCCTAGTGGGACAATTTCTATCTCTCATCTAAACTTTTTAATCACCAAATTTTAAGAACATCAAAATggtttcaaagaaaatcaaccccggatcaacttccaccaaggctgctaactccaggttctatgctgatgtggaaagcatcctcgatgttacctttggaagctttggaccgTTACTAGGAGCAAAGTAAGCtctttaggacaacaagcacTCCAAGTGTCGTCCGCATCAATCCCTATTTTCGGATCTCCATCCTCAAGAGGAGCAAGATCTTTCACAAACTcacccgaaggaggaagcgatgttgctgaaaagatcaagaaaactcttgctctgcttgacctctccggatccaagaactctgttgtgaaggaagatgatgatacttcaagtgatggatcctccccacttatACTGCATAGCGTGAGCCATTCGAGAATCAATCtgtgtgacaatccatgctactccccatcatctacaacaattatgcaagccatggtgacaaacaccTTATCTATGGATgagcagttggcaaacttgacggaagcaatcgctggcttgatcaagtgcatgcaaaatcaagatgctagaattgacaGGCTAACAAatagggtgggaatcttgatggaagaagaatccacccatgcacctggcaaGCTCCCAGAAGTTCTAGAGATTGTTTCTCCCCAAGACAAATAACATCCGCTAAGGCTATCAATGTCTcatctgaagggatgattccaatcgatcaactgaaggagttcattgaaggaactattaagaacaagtatgaaGTTGCTGCCAAGTCCTCCCTTACATATGCAAAGCTATACACTGCAAGGGTCGCGATGTTGAAGATGTCTactggctatcaacctccaaagtttcaacggtttgatggtaaaggtaatccaaagcaacatgtggcgcacttcgttgagacatgcaacaatgTTGGGGCGtatggagattacctcgtcaagcaGTTTGTTCGCTCGCTAAAAGAAAATGCTTTTGACTGGTACATAAACCTCGAGGCTGGATCTATCgatagctgggatcaactagagcaagagttcctcaatGGCTTTTATAGTACGAGACGTACtgtgagtatgatagaacttacaaatactcgtcaacgaaAAGGTaaaccagttatcgactttatcaatcgttggaggaataCAAGCCTCAACGGCAAAGAgaggcttagtgaagcttctggcatagagatgttcatccaaggcatgcattggggactCCGCTACATcctgcaaggtatcaagcctagcacatttgaagagcttgcgactcgtgcccatgacatggagTTAAGCATGGCCTCCGCTGGAAACGAAAGGttgcctatctatgagcctcgcaaagggaacgacaagcaagaagtcaggaaGTGGGACAAGTTCGTACCCAAGTCTGAAAACaaagaagttataacaagaatcaagagggagctcgtggatcaaacgttgcagatttctctaaaagctacaagcattcaagtattctaaggattaaaagatcaagacgaagattGAAGAACAAGCTGCAAGCCCTTGAATTAAAAATACATCAAGATCAAGTTCAGGTctcaagcacttggattaaaataaaataaaattaaagattGAGCTCGAAGGCTCTTTTATTTACTGTtgaaaagtagaatcagaggaatcatagagattgtataactcaaatatttaaaataaaatactacaatTGTTGTAATATTTTTCGATCTTAATTTTATTTGCTCGACACAATTTATTTTCTACACGTTACACTGATGCAATATTTATCCCAAATGAGACTTCAGTTTAACTAACAAAGTTGTCGTATTATTCCTTTATCTTAATAGATTCTTACCATGCAGGTGGCTTAATGTCGTCGACCACTCTTTTTATGTCTTAAACGCTTTGGCCTGATATAAACACATTATTACATCACATTATGATGCATTCCTTTGAGTGCACTCAAAGCTGCAAAGTTCATCTCGTCTTCATGCTTTTACCTTTTTACTGCTATAAACAGTATTTTCCAAAGGCGTGCGTATCTATTCGGTCATCAAAGTTACGGCTCCACCTTCAAATTTTAAACAAATGAACTGACTCAAAATGATGAAACAGAAGCAAAGGACAGACAAAATGTCCTGCGCACAGCAGCCTTTGTTGCTCTACGCAGTACTATCATACTCGACCATCAATTTCTTCGCCTTTGCTTCGCGATAATTTATTACTGTACTAAATTTGGATTGATTACGAACTTCGTTGCTAATCTCTAACATAATTTTTTTGATAATTTATTGTTAATTCATCTATAAATAGGAATAGCGATAATTTTTTCTGTTTAGCTATAGAATTTATTTGTCACTAATCCCGATTTTTTAAATAGTGACTAATATTGTCACACTCCATATAACCAGTTTTTAAATAATCTTGTATACTTCTATTACTTATCATCTCTATGTTAATTAATATTTCACTAATTGAAACAGAAAGGATaaatgcaaaaaaaataaaaataaaagtaatacaTGACATCTTATTTTCTAAAACGGTAAATATTTTAAGTAGATTCGATTATCAAAATGACTAATATTTGAGATAGTAGATAGtactttttttaaataaaaaaattaacttcACTTTTTATAAGGTAAAAGAAACGTACATTTAGGAGAAAACACAATCATTAAATGCCTTCAATACGAAACCTCGTTACAAAAAGTGGAACTACAAAATATGCTTTAGGGCTGTGGAAAACATACAAGCGAAAATTAACATAAATACTGGAGTACGCAGTAAAGAGCCACTCTGCAATCAATTAGCTAATTAATCCGCCATGGCCCAAGTCATATCATTCTCAAAAATCCAATGGCAGACTTCAATACGACCAGGCCCTGACCCTAATGCCACGAAAGCACCGTGACCTGGACTCCATGCTGACGTGTCTATATGACAAATGGCAACACCATGATTTATCTTAGCCTTTGTCTCTACGTTAAGAATGTCTGCTTCGTAGACCCTAACTTTTGGAACAGAGTGGCAGTAATACAGTAGGTAAGGGTACAGGCTCTGATGGCATGAAACTGATTGTGTCACTCTACCACCGTTGATTCCCTCGACTTTTCCGATCATTACTTTCTCTTTTGACCCGACCACGTTATCGGCAGTCCTCACCACCACATTGTGGCCTAAAACTGATATGGCAAAGTCGATCATGTCCTCGACGGAGCCAACGCATCGCTTGGTCTCGCCTTGGCTCGAAGCACGCTCGCACTCTGCTAGCGCGTTAATAATCACGCGCTCCATGGTGGAGTTCTCCTGCGCGTGGAATATTGTCTTCATGTTGGATAATTCCTGGGTAGAGAACGGTAGTTTAGATGAAATTGTTCGGGGCAAAAATGACCTCCTAGGCATTTTGTCACGTATGTCGGGCATTTTCATCACTGTCCCTTCCTTCAGAATGGCTTCTCGAAAGAATTTACCCTCCTCTACCCATTTATTTACCGATTTGCCACTGGTGTTCAATGAACCAACCGTAGGAGTGCTTTTTTTGGTGTATCCCGCAAAATTGACACCCTTTGGAGAATACTCTTTAAACGAGTTGTTGAAACCATAAATCTTAAACCCAACCGAAGGATCTTTAGCTCCTTTACCATATTCTTTGAAAGTGTCTTTTCCTTCATTAAATGATTTTCCATAATTCACGAAATTTGCCTTCCCAGAACTGGAACCCTTTGCGTAAGACGTAAACGTGTCAGTACCTGCATTGGCCGAATTCCTATAACTTGTGAAAGTGTCTACTCCACTGTTTCCACCAGCCCCATAATTCTTGAAATTATTGTTAGGGTTGTTGGAATTTGTCGAATAAGCCTTGAACGAATCATTTGCGGAATTACCCGATTCCCCATATCCATTGAACGATGATCCAATAACATTAGACGTGTCACCATATGTAGTAAACTCAACAGGCACACCATTTCCATTTTTGGCGTAGCTAATAAATGCTTCGTTTCCAGAATTAGTATCACCAACATAGCTCGTAAATGAAAGCTTATGATTGTTGCCGTCTGAATCGTAAGAAGCGAACCGAAGATCTGGGACATTGACACGTGGCATGTAGTTCTGGAAAGTTCCTCCCCCGCCAGTAGCTCCGGCTGCGTAGGAGGTGAAATTTCCGGATGCTACATTGCCGTCCGCCGCGTAACTATTGAAGTCCTCGCGATGGCCGGTGGAGCTCCGACTGTATTTAGTGAAATCGCCGGTGGCGAAGTTGACGCCATCGGAGTAGTTCTTGAAATTGTCTCCTCCACCTAGCCTAGAGGATCCATAGTTTGAGAATTTTTTGTTATTGTAGACAGCAAAATTTGCATCTTTACTAGGACTTGCGTCAAGGTACGGTTTCGAGTCAAAAAAACAGAATAATTTGGCGGAGGAGCAGAAGGAGGGAAGATGACCGGAGAGAGATTTTTGGGTGGCGAGACTGGTGTAGAAGGCGGCGTCCACGGCGGAGAGTGGTGAAGCTTTTGAAAAAAGGAAAGAGGGTATAGGGAGTTTGTTGGAGATTTTTTTGTTCCAATATCGTACAAGTGAAGCCTTTACCGTAAATGGATTTTCTTTGGGTAACAATGAATCTTTGCTTTGTTCATTTGTTTGAGCCAATGAAGCCTACAAGAAAAAAATGAATAAGGGCTGTAAGAGACAAATTAGAAGGTTAAATGTAAAGGAATTAGGGACAAATTAGAAGGCGTGTATAGAAAATCTATATGCTACATAAATTTCAAATGAGAATATAAAAAACGCAATGTATGTACAAGCTAGTTAGTTACACTTACAGTGGAGGAAGAAGAAGACAATAAGAAGAAGAACAAGAGAAGAGAAATCTTGAGTTTGACACTTCTGTCCATTTCACCTTTGGCCTCTTCTATGTTTTGAGCCGTAAGGTTGTGGAGATAACGACATAAATAGAAGATCCAATGGACAATTTCTCGTACTTTCCTATTTTACTGAGGTTTTATTTTACCGCTGttgatttttaaatttaattcttTTACTTTCGGTGTAGAATATTAGTTTGCGTAACTTATTTAGCAAAGTGACAAAGATTCTCATTGTCCAATTCATATATTCTTTTAACGAAAGAAAAGAAAGCAGTTCTTACTCAGATCTAAATAGAGGAAGTCAGTAAATTAAACCACAGATGAGACTAGCTAAATGAGAGAAGGCACGTTTTACAAATAAAAGCAGATCCCTTTTTGTTCAGATATAATCCCAGCCAAATAGATATAGGCCTCCCCTCATGCGTCATGTAAGGTATGCATTagttttcatttattttttctttctgtttTACTTTACTGCGAACTATTTTCATCTCTTATCTTGTTGCCTATTCAATTAAAAGCGAAAGACTATTATTGGTGGTGTAGTTCGTAAGTTAGCCTAGATTGAAAAGATGCCGttgtaaaattttattttttatttttttgtgaaaAATGAAGACCATTGAGGAAACATTAGACTCTGGATTTAGAATCAATCAGTTTAGAATAAACATTATATTATTATAGGTTTATAATCGAAAAGCTTTTTGTGTTTATGCACATAATTTAAACCACAAGAAATAAGTCTAATTGAAGTGCAGAATTCATCCTAAATCCACCATCACTCTCCTCCAATATGcaggaaagaaaagaaatgggTATTATAGCCACAGAAACAGTCGTGTAGAAATTATGAGTTCAACTAATCATAcattaaatatgtaataaatttGTGATGGCGGAGAATCTGAATTCATAACGTTTTAATCCTGTATAACCATAGTACCCAAAATGCAGAGAATACCATCTTGAAAAGAAGAAATAGGACTGTTTTGATAAAGCATTGTACTCCAACATCTGCTCTATTCTGAACTGACAACTGTGAACCTGAGAGAGGTTAATTGAAGGGTTTGCCCACAGCATGCTTTCGATATTTGCATTGAACATTTATCTAAGGATAAATAAAATTAGCAACTAGGCAAGTTGGAGGGTTGCTGGACCACGTTATCAAAGCATTAGTGTCATGCGCAGA
Encoded proteins:
- the LOC104090129 gene encoding polygalacturonase 1 beta-like protein 3; translation: MDRSVKLKISLLLFFFLLSSSSSTASLAQTNEQSKDSLLPKENPFTVKASLVRYWNKKISNKLPIPSFLFSKASPLSAVDAAFYTSLATQKSLSGHLPSFCSSAKLFCFFDSKPYLDASPSKDANFAVYNNKKFSNYGSSRLGGGDNFKNYSDGVNFATGDFTKYSRSSTGHREDFNSYAADGNVASGNFTSYAAGATGGGGTFQNYMPRVNVPDLRFASYDSDGNNHKLSFTSYVGDTNSGNEAFISYAKNGNGVPVEFTTYGDTSNVIGSSFNGYGESGNSANDSFKAYSTNSNNPNNNFKNYGAGGNSGVDTFTSYRNSANAGTDTFTSYAKGSSSGKANFVNYGKSFNEGKDTFKEYGKGAKDPSVGFKIYGFNNSFKEYSPKGVNFAGYTKKSTPTVGSLNTSGKSVNKWVEEGKFFREAILKEGTVMKMPDIRDKMPRRSFLPRTISSKLPFSTQELSNMKTIFHAQENSTMERVIINALAECERASSQGETKRCVGSVEDMIDFAISVLGHNVVVRTADNVVGSKEKVMIGKVEGINGGRVTQSVSCHQSLYPYLLYYCHSVPKVRVYEADILNVETKAKINHGVAICHIDTSAWSPGHGAFVALGSGPGRIEVCHWIFENDMTWAMAD